TTTATATCTTTTCTTGGCCGGGTTTTTACTGATCATGAATGAAACTTTCAAGGTGGCAGAACAATGAAGTTTCCGTTACATTATTATAATAAGGACTTAGAGAGTCAAATCGATGCTTTAATCAACATTGTGTGTGGGAATGATTTCATCAAAGAGGTGCTGCTGAAAGCATCGCAGCTGGAACTACAAGATTATTACATCGGAGCGGGTTGCATCACTCAGACCGTTTGGAATCATATTTCCGGCTATCCTCTTGAGTATGGCATCAAGGATATTGATTTTGTTTATTTTGATCGTGATTTAAGCGAGGCAGCCGAGAGCGAAGTGAAGGCCGTATTAAATGAGAAATTTGATGATTTGCCATTGCGTCTTGATGTCAAAAACGAAGCGAGAGTTCATCTTTGGTACAAGCAGCGTTTCGGATATGAGATTCAACCCTATCAATCTCTCGAAGCGGCAATCAATAGTTGGCCAACAACCGCCACAGCAATTGGTTTGAGAAAAGAAGATGGTTGGAAAGTGTATGCCCCTTACGGATTGAATGATTTATTTGGCATGATCGTTCGCGCCAACAAGCTTCAAATTACAAAGGAAATTTACGAAAAGAAGGTCGACCGGTGGACGGAGAAATGGGGTCATTTGCAAGTGATACCTTGGGAATAAAGCGAATGGGAGAGAAAACTTTAAGCGAAACGAAATTCGGAATATTAAGATGACTATGCACGGGGGTTGTGGTACTTTTAGATTAATAAAATGAACTCGTTGGCTGCTTGCGGCGATGGTTTTGCGGTTCAAGAGTGAACATTAGCGATGGAGCACTGGAGGCGTCCTAAAATGACGGAGCAAAACACGGTATGGCCGTATAAAAAGCCAAAGACTTCGGTCATCAAGTGGCTGCTGGATTCAGATCCTGCGATTCGCTGGCAGGTGATGCAATACTTGTTGGAAGAATCGAAAGAGGCCGTTAGCGCTGAGCGCGCGCGTATCGCTGTCGAAGGCTGGGGGGCGAGTCTCCTCTCCGCACAGTCGTCCGATGGGAGCTGGTGGGCGGACAAAGATCCGTGGCCGTTGAAGAATACGCTCTTCACGCTCGTGATGCTGAAAGATTGCGGCTTGGAACCTACGAGTGAAGAAGCTCGCCGTGCGGTCGCTCTCGTAAGAGATCACCTCACTTGGGTGTATCACGACAATCGTCCGTTTTTCCACGGCGAGGTCGAACCGTGCATTAACGGACGAATTTTAGCCGTCGGTGCTTACTTTGGTGAAGCCAATGATGAACTCGTTGAGCGTCTTCTCAGCGAGCAGCTCGAGGACGGCGGCTGGAACTGCGAAGCCCCGCCGAGCGTTCGCTCTTCTTTTCACAGCACGATCTGCGTTTTGGAAGGACTATGGGAGTATGAGAAAGTGAAAGGCGGCGATACCGCAGTAACCGATGCGCGCAACCGCGCGCACGACTACCTGATGGACCGCGGAATGTTCCGTTCGTTGTCAACCGGAAAGGTGATTGACCGGAATTGGACGCGTTTTTCGTTTCCAACCACCTATCATTACGACGTCCTTCGCGGTCTTGACTACTTGCGCGATGCCGGTGCGACTCCGGACGAACGCATCGCCGAAGCCGTTGAACTGACCGCCAAGAAGCAGCACCAAAACGGCCGTTGGCCGCTGCAAAATCCTCACGACGACCGGATTCCTTTCGACACGGAAGGTCCGGTCGGGAAGGCGAGCCGGTGGAACACGCTCCACGCTTTAAGAGTGTTGGAGTGGTATTATTGTTGATTGCTTACGATATTGAATCCTAGTCGTGTCGCAGCTTTATACTGAACGTACTGGATCTGCCTGAAATTTTATTGCGCAACGGCACTTTCAACAATGGGTTCCGGTATTTTCAAATTTGGTTGCTGGTTGTAGGCGTATTGGGCTTTGATATGAACGGAGATGGTGGTCGCCGGGTAATTGGCATTTGCTTTCGTCTTATATTTCAGCGTCATCTTGGAAGAAACTTGACGGTACGTATCTTTATCAATCGCCGCCTCGTATTGGAAACCAAGCAGTTCGCTTTCATTGACCATGTTTTTGAAGGCTTCATCATTCCAGCCGGATTTTTCCTCCATAGAAGAAGCAGCGATCAAGATCCAGAACGACTTGAATAAATCATCCGTCGAGTCAACCGAAAACCGGTAAAGGTCATCTTCCTCGGCAAAGGCAAAAGCTTCACTATGCTCTTGGATGAACTGAAAACTTTTGGTCAAATCAAGCGGGTCATTATGCCACTCCTTTTTCACCCAATGATTCGGAGTTGAAAACGTATTGAAATAAATGGTGTGGTCGGAAACATACACTTCTTGCTCATAATAAAAAGGGTCGGTTCCGGTTTCCTTGCCGTCTCCTGACATCATTTCCTTTGTATAAAGCTTGTATGGATCATATGCCGCCTTAGTGATTAAGGTATCCTTGTAAGAGGAAACCTTATGGCTCCCCTCGGCTTGTTCGATATTCGAGATGCTCGTGGAAGAATAGCTTTGAATCTCTTTCATGGCTCGTATCGTGTGTTCTAAGACTTCTTCCGCACTCAGTTGTCCACATCCTCCGAGCAATAGGATCATGGACATAATAAGAATGGGTGCGAATAACTTTTGAATCATTTGCATTGAATTCATTCCCGTCAATAAGAATTATTTTCGCGTCGAACGTCCTTTATAAGTTTATCGGAAGCTGCTCTCATTTTTTAAAACGTTTTGGGGGAGTTCACTAGGGAGCATTTAATTGGTACGAAGTAAAAGAACACATCGATGCGATTAGAATGAATTACATAGAGAAATAGAGGTGCAAACATGGAAATCAACGTCGATTTGGTGGAAAAATTAATTCGCGAGCAGTTTCCGGAGTGGGCTCATTTAGAAGTTCGGCC
The window above is part of the Bacillales bacterium genome. Proteins encoded here:
- a CDS encoding nucleotidyltransferase family protein encodes the protein MKFPLHYYNKDLESQIDALINIVCGNDFIKEVLLKASQLELQDYYIGAGCITQTVWNHISGYPLEYGIKDIDFVYFDRDLSEAAESEVKAVLNEKFDDLPLRLDVKNEARVHLWYKQRFGYEIQPYQSLEAAINSWPTTATAIGLRKEDGWKVYAPYGLNDLFGMIVRANKLQITKEIYEKKVDRWTEKWGHLQVIPWE
- a CDS encoding DUF6612 family protein, which produces MNSMQMIQKLFAPILIMSMILLLGGCGQLSAEEVLEHTIRAMKEIQSYSSTSISNIEQAEGSHKVSSYKDTLITKAAYDPYKLYTKEMMSGDGKETGTDPFYYEQEVYVSDHTIYFNTFSTPNHWVKKEWHNDPLDLTKSFQFIQEHSEAFAFAEEDDLYRFSVDSTDDLFKSFWILIAASSMEEKSGWNDEAFKNMVNESELLGFQYEAAIDKDTYRQVSSKMTLKYKTKANANYPATTISVHIKAQYAYNQQPNLKIPEPIVESAVAQ